One Phoenix dactylifera cultivar Barhee BC4 unplaced genomic scaffold, palm_55x_up_171113_PBpolish2nd_filt_p 000085F, whole genome shotgun sequence DNA segment encodes these proteins:
- the LOC103718096 gene encoding receptor kinase-like protein Xa21, with the protein MHYCKWIGVKCGGPQYLRRVTALDLDSLNLTGQISPDIGNLTFLQRLNLSGNQLRGYIPQELGRLSNIQFLVLTDNTLEGTIPTSLANCSNLVLLSLGGNKLVGEIPAELGNLPKLSVLLLGTNNLMGIIPPSLGNLSSLLGIDLLENNLRGQIPSSLGRLVRLKHFTVTTNRLTGEIPSSFLNLSSLCKFYVGENQLSGVLLSSMGDMLPRLQVLQAFSNQFEGPIPISLPNASRLEEIVLCDNKLSGPVPRNIGMLRNLASVSLCDNLIEAKQGEDWEFLTSLANCSNLKIFDLSNNMLEGMLPSSVAKLSTQLQWLGLGGNRINGNIPTEIGRYINLNRLHMDRMLLTGAIPATIGRLQKLQILQLNENEFTGALPSSFGDLTQLLELHLDQNSLQGGIPSNFGKLQKLVLLDLSHNKLYGSFPKGITDLASLTIYLNLSHNSLFGPLPSEVGRLKNLGTLDVSENKLSGEIPDTLSECQVLQYVYMQGNLFQGAIPTSLSSLNSITVLDLSRNNLSGTIPASFEGFRHLQLLNLSFNDLDGRVPNAGIFLNASLVSVIGNQNLCGENHALDLQTCPEFRRPHKSHALTVVITTGIVVPLVVVFLCAMRLRKPRSKISLPLHPLEGKYPKTSFAELARATDGFSRANLIGEGSFGCVYKGVVNFEPKEVAIKVLHHHQQEALKIFQAECKILTSIRHRNLLKISTACSSFDRNGNVFLALVTEFMPNGSLDRWLHPRVDGEEVLQKLNLLQRMNIAMDVASALDYLHHYSGAPIVHCDLKPSNILLDKDMVARVCDFGLAKFLITSCGDSSLVTSHTIGIKGSIGYVAPEYGMGSKVSTQGDVYSYGMLLLEMCTGLRPTDNVTFKDGGDLRSFVKMAYPEHVMDVLDSALLLNEENGINKFLCQSAITAREKAQNCLLSIIKIGLLCTEKSPQQRMKLGDVIKIMHAARETLLGDLPYENSKISQLNNYNVSS; encoded by the exons ATGCACTATTGCAAATGGATAGGCGTGAAGTGTGGCGGCCCTCAATACCTTAGGAGAGTCACGGCCCTGGATCTCGACTCCCTCAACTTAACTGGTCAAATATCGCCAGATATAGGGAACCTTACCTTCCTCCAGAGGCTCAACCTTTCTGGTAACCAACTGCGGGGATATATCCCACAAGAGCTTGGCCGCTTGTCCAACATCCAGTTTCTCGTTCTGACGGACAAtactcttgaaggcactattcCCACAAGCCTAGCCAATTGCTCCAATCTTGTGCTCTTAAGCCTAGGTGGTAACAAGCTAGTAGGGGAGATCCCAGCGGAGCTTGGGAACCTCCCTAAGCTTTCTGTTCTCCTCCTTGGTACAAACAACCTCATGGGGATCATCCCTCCTTCCCTGGGGAATCTCTCATCTTTGTTAGGCATCGACCTGTTGGAGAACAACCTAAGGGGACAAATCCCTTCGAGTCTTGGACGACTTGTCCGCTTAAAACATTTCACTGTAACCACCAATAGATTGACAGGAGAGATTCCATCCTCTTTTCTTAACTTATCTTCCCTTTGTAAATTCTATGTTGGAGAAAACCAGCTCTCGGGGGTGCTCCTATCTAGTATGGGCGACATGCTCCCTAGGCTTCAAGTTCTGCAAGCATTCTCTAACCAGTTTGAAGGTCCCATTCCAATTTCGCTGCCAAATGCTTCCAGGCTCGAAGAAATTGTTTTGTGTGACAACAAACTTAGTGGCCCAGTGCCTAGGAATATTGGTATGCTACGAAATCTTGCTTCAGTGAGCCTCTGCGATAATCTAATAGAAGCGAAGCAAGGTGAGGACTGGGAATTTCTGACATCCTTAGCCAACTGCAGTAATCTGAAAATATTTGATCTATCCAACAACATGTTGGAAGGCATGCTACCAAGCTCAGTAGCCAAGCTATCCACTCAACTGCAATGGCTAGGCCTGGGAGGGAATCGGATAAATGGAAATATTCCTACAGAGATTGGTCGATATATCAACTTAAACAGGCTTCACATGGATCGGATGCTTCTCACAG GTGCCATTCCTGCAACCATCGGGAGGCTTCAGAAACTACAGATCTTGCAATTGAACGAGAACGAATTCACAGGAGCTCTTCCATCCTCTTTCGGTGACCTAACGCAGTTGCTTGAACTCCATTTAGATCAGAACAGTCTGCAAGGAGGAATACCCTCAAATTTTGGGAAGCTACAGAAGTTGGTACTCTTGGATCTCTCCCACAACAAGCTTTATGGCTCCTTTCCCAAGGGAATTACAGACCTTGCTTCCCTTACAATTTACCTTAACTTGTCGCATAACTCATTGTTTGGGCCCCTGCCATCAGAAGTTGGCAGGCTGAAGAATCTTGGAACATTGGATGTTTCAGAAAACAAATTGTCCGGAGAGATTCCTGACACTCTCTCAGAATGTCAGGTCCTGCAGTACGTCTATATGCAAGGCAACCTTTTCCAGGGGGCCATTCCAACTTCTTTGAGCTCTTTGAACAGTATCACAGTACTAGATCTCTCTCGCAATAACTTGTCCGGGACAATTCCAGCATCTTTTGAGGGCTTTCGACATTTGCAGCTTCTGAATCTCTCCTTCAATGATCTCGATGGCCGCGTACCAAATGCAGGGATCTTTCTGAATGCAAGCTTGGTGTCGGTCATTGGAAACCAGAACCTATGTGGAGAAAACCATGCGTTGGACTTGCAAACATGTCCCGAGTTCAGGAGACCACACAAGTCTCATGCACTAACAGTAGTCATCACAACTGGAATTGTGGTACCTCTAGTTGTTGTGTTCTTGTGTGCTATGAGACTTCGGAAGCCAAGGAGTAAGATATCTTTGCCTCTGCATCCCTTAGAGGGCAAGTATCCAAAGACCTCTTTCGCTGAGTTAGCAAGAGCAACTGATGGGTTCTCTAGGGCTAATCTAATTGGTGAGGGAAGTTTTGGCTGTGTGTACAAGGGAGTGGTGAATTTTGAGCCAAAGGAGGTAGCTATTAAGGTActccatcatcatcaacaaGAGGCTTTAAAGATCTTCCAAGCTGAATGCAAAATCCTGACAAGCATTCGGCATCGAAACCTCCTTAAGATCTCGACAGCCTGCTCTAGCTTCGATCGCAATGGTAATGTTTTCTTGGCTCTTGTTACTGAGTTCATGCCGAATGGGAGTTTAGACAGATGGCTGCACCCGAGAGTGGATGGGGAGGAGGTGTTGCAAAAGTTGAACCTTCTTCAAAGAATGAACATAGCAATGGATGTGGCTTCGGCTTTGGACTATCTACATCACTACAGCGGCGCACCAATTGTTCATTGCGATTTGAAGCCAAGCAATATTCTTCTCGACAAGGATATGGTTGCTCGTGTGTGCGACTTTGGACTCGCAAAATTTCTGATCACATCTTGTGGGGATTCTTCTCTAGTGACAAGCCACACTATTGGAATAAAAGGATCCATCGGATATGTTGCTCCAG AGTATGGCATGGGCAGCAAAGTCTCTACTCAAGGGGATGTGTACAGTTATGGAATGCTTTTGCTAGAGATGTGCACTGGACTGAGACCCACTGATAATGTCACATTTAAAGACGGTGGAGACCTTCGTAGTTTTGTAAAGATGGCATATCCTGAACATGTAATGGATGTACTAGACTCGGCTTTACTGCTGAACGAGGAGAATGGAATAAATAAATTCCTTTGTCAGAGTGCAATCACTGCAAGAGAGAAGGCACAGAATTGCTTGCTGTCAATCATTAAAATAGGTCTCTTGTGCACCGAGAAATCACCACAGCAGCGAATGAAGTTGGGAGACGTCATCAAAATAATGCATGCCGCCAGGGAGACACTTCTAGGAGATCTACCGTATGAGAATTCAAAGATATCTCAATTGAACAACTACAATGTATCTTCTTGA